The nucleotide window ACCCTGATCCGGCATTTTCAGCGCCTGAAGCAGCAGCCGGATGACCTTGGAATCCGTCGACTCGCGGACGAGCGTGAGATGAAAGGTGGGAACCAGCTCGACATGCGGGATATCCTCCGGCGCGGGTACCAGCGTTTCGGCGGCAGCGAGCTCGGGAGCCTGGCGGCTGCGGACGATGGCCCCTTCCAATACTCGGGAAAGCGTCTTCGGTTTCGATGCCTCGGTGAGCATAGCGGCCGCATGCGGGCAGAACCGGCCGAACTCGCACGAGCAATTCGTCTCGAACTGCCAGCCGTCCCCGGCCACCCACATCGGGATCTCGCAATCCTCTCCGGCGACGTTGGCGCGCAGCGTGAGGTTGTCGTCGTCCGGACGCTCGGCGGCCAGCTCGCGGACCTTGCTTTTCAGCTTATGCCCGGCGGCGAGGTGCTCTTCGTCGAAACGCTCCTGCCAGAGGAGGTTTTCGAGGAAGTCACGGATGGCGGCGGCGGTGGGCAAGGGGCGGAAAGCATGCAAGCCGCAGGGCCGGAGTCGAGGCTTTAGCGCGTCTCATTCTTGCCGAAGTGGCGGGGTTTGTGCGAGAATGCTCCATGGCGATCTACAATCCCGCGTTGCAGGTCTTCCTCATCCCCCTGTGGGACCACACCATCACGTTGCGCGAGGGCATGCGACGGCTGCTCTCCATCGGCAACGACCAGGGCGAGGTGCCGTTCCTCGTCAAGATCATGGAGAATCCGGCCTTCGATCTGCCGCCGCTGTCGATGTTCCGGGGACGGGTCACGTTGGAGCAGCACGATTGCGTCCACCTCCTGCTCGGGCGTGGCACCACGCTCTACGACGAGGCATTCACCATCGGGTTCACGATGGGATCGTCCAAGGAAATGAGCAGCGCCGCCACGCGATGGTTCGCCACCGTGGCGGGGAGATGGTATCCGAAGCCGTACCGCTTTCCGAAATCCGCGCGCAGGATTTTCACCGATGCGGTGCATCTGGGAGCGGTCTCGGAGTGCAAGCCGCTGGACCGGGTGGACTTCCGGCCGCTGATGGATTTTTCTCTGTGCGAGGTGCGACATCGGCTGGGCATTGAGGAGGAACTGTTGCAGGCGTACTACAACGTCGAGGCGATGCGGAATCCAAAGATCACGGCGTGCCGGAGGCTTCGCCACAAGGAGTAGGGACATTCCTGTCCTTACTCCTTGGGTCCGGTGAACAATCGCAGCAATTCCTCGGCTGCGGGGCTTGCCTTTGCGCCGCGGCGTTTCATCAGACTCACCGTGCGGTAGAGCCCTTCCCCGGCGAAGGGCCGGATGACCACACTGTCTCCCAGATCCCTCACTGCCAGCTTCGGCACCACGGTAACTCCCAATCCCGCCGCCACCATCGCCATCGCGGTGGAGAGTTGGTCGCAGCGCAAACCCGGATTGGGATCGCGGATCTTGCAAACGCGCAGCGTGCGATCGGAAAGGCAATGACCGCCCTGGAGATGGATCAGCTCGGATGCATCCAGGTCGGCGGCGGTGGGTGACTGCTTCCGTGTCGCCAGCGGATGATCCGCCGGCGCGGCCAGTAGCAGCGGCTCACGGAACAGTTCACGCAGGTGCAGCGACCAGCGTTTGCGCTCGGCCTCCGCCACATCGCTGAGAATCGCGAACTCGATGGCACCGGATACCACCTGCGGAATCAGATCCGCGGTGCGTGCCTCCGAAACGGCGAGATCGATGCCGGGAAAGCGTTTGCGGAACGGGCCGAGCAAACGAGGCAGCAGATACGGCGCGATGGTCGGGATGATCCCGAAGGCCACCTTACCGGATTGAAGTTCCCGCCGACCGGTGAAGGCGTCCTTGGCCCGCGCGGTTTCCTCCAGGATGCGCGCGGCGTGTTCCATGAGCAGCGATCCGGCCGCGGTGGCCTCCACTCCGCGAGGCTTGCGGATCAGCAAGGGCTCGCCCAGTTCCGCTTCCAGCGCCTGGATCTGCTGGCTGAGTGCGGGTTGGGAA belongs to Luteolibacter ambystomatis and includes:
- a CDS encoding LysR family transcriptional regulator; this encodes MEIRQLELLRTILEEGSLTAAAKRCHLSQPALSQQIQALEAELGEPLLIRKPRGVEATAAGSLLMEHAARILEETARAKDAFTGRRELQSGKVAFGIIPTIAPYLLPRLLGPFRKRFPGIDLAVSEARTADLIPQVVSGAIEFAILSDVAEAERKRWSLHLRELFREPLLLAAPADHPLATRKQSPTAADLDASELIHLQGGHCLSDRTLRVCKIRDPNPGLRCDQLSTAMAMVAAGLGVTVVPKLAVRDLGDSVVIRPFAGEGLYRTVSLMKRRGAKASPAAEELLRLFTGPKE